One Algibacter sp. L3A6 genomic region harbors:
- a CDS encoding TonB-dependent receptor produces MRNLILVILCLLSYVVRAQTITGKTSTNGDALPYVNVYLKGTQKGAVSNDNGMFSFKNVAPGKYTIIASFTGYQTQKRSITVSESKDVTINFNLPESELLDEVVVTGTLKAVSRLDSPVPVEVYSTTFLKKNPTPNIFEALQNVNGVRPQINCNVCNTGDIHINGLEGPYTLVLIDGMPIVSGLSTVYGLSGIPNSLIEQIEIVKGPASSLYGSEAVGGLINIITKLPENAPRFFADSYVTGWGEVNLDLGFNTRVGKKANLLFGVNYFNYNNPIDNNGDDFTDLTLQNRISVFQKWNFKRKENRVLSLAGRVFYEDRWGGEMQWNSDYRGGNEIYGESIYTKRGELLGKYQLPIKEKVMFQFSYTDHDQNSVYGDTAFLAQQKIGFGQFTWDKSLKNHDLLFGAAARYNYYNDSTPATLGADEVVIPSVFAQDEIKISKKNTLLLGARYDYDKRHGNIFTPRIAYKFKPTPDDVFRVNAGTGFRVVNIFTEEHAALTGARDVVIAEALKPERSVNINLNYLKKFYTKSGSIIGLDISTWYTHFSNLILPDYDTNPNQIIYDNLDGKAVTKGVSVNLDAIVTSGVKLLVGGTFQDVSQTENGIKERQILTERFTGTWAATYKNYKYNLSVDYTGNIYGPMRLPLLSDLDPRSENSPVWSIQNIQLTFDGLENLEIYGGVKNLLNWTPNKGNPFIIARANDPFDKDVTFDNNGNAQVTPDNPYGLTFDPTYVYAPNQGIRAFLGLRYSLK; encoded by the coding sequence GGTTTCTAATGATAACGGTATGTTTAGCTTTAAAAATGTTGCACCGGGAAAATATACTATCATCGCCTCGTTTACAGGTTATCAAACGCAAAAAAGAAGCATAACAGTATCTGAATCAAAAGATGTAACTATCAATTTTAACTTGCCGGAATCTGAATTATTAGATGAGGTTGTAGTAACAGGAACGCTAAAAGCTGTTTCTAGATTAGATAGTCCGGTGCCTGTAGAAGTGTATTCTACTACTTTTTTAAAGAAGAATCCGACGCCAAATATTTTCGAAGCGTTGCAAAACGTAAATGGTGTGCGCCCTCAAATAAATTGCAATGTTTGTAATACGGGAGATATTCATATCAATGGTTTAGAAGGGCCATATACTTTAGTTTTAATAGATGGTATGCCAATTGTAAGTGGGCTTTCTACGGTTTATGGTTTATCTGGAATTCCAAATTCTTTAATAGAACAAATTGAAATTGTAAAAGGTCCTGCATCATCTCTTTATGGAAGTGAAGCTGTTGGAGGCTTAATTAATATTATTACTAAGTTACCCGAAAATGCACCGCGCTTCTTTGCGGATAGCTACGTAACAGGTTGGGGAGAGGTTAATTTAGATTTAGGTTTTAATACTAGGGTAGGAAAAAAAGCCAACTTACTTTTTGGTGTTAACTACTTTAACTACAATAATCCTATAGATAATAATGGTGATGATTTTACAGATTTAACGCTTCAGAATAGAATATCCGTTTTCCAAAAATGGAATTTTAAACGTAAAGAAAACAGAGTTTTATCTTTGGCTGGCCGTGTTTTTTATGAAGATCGATGGGGCGGGGAGATGCAATGGAATTCCGATTATAGAGGCGGAAATGAAATCTACGGAGAAAGTATTTATACCAAGCGCGGGGAGCTTTTAGGTAAATATCAATTACCAATTAAGGAAAAGGTGATGTTTCAATTTTCATATACAGATCACGACCAAAATTCCGTTTATGGTGATACAGCGTTTTTAGCGCAACAAAAAATAGGTTTCGGACAATTTACTTGGGATAAATCTCTTAAAAACCACGATTTACTTTTTGGAGCAGCGGCTAGATATAATTATTATAACGATAGTACACCTGCAACATTAGGTGCCGATGAGGTGGTTATACCTTCTGTTTTTGCGCAAGATGAAATAAAAATAAGCAAAAAAAACACTTTACTGTTAGGTGCGCGTTACGATTACGATAAAAGACACGGTAATATATTCACGCCACGAATTGCGTATAAATTTAAACCAACACCCGATGATGTTTTTAGAGTAAATGCCGGAACAGGTTTTAGAGTTGTTAATATTTTTACTGAAGAGCATGCTGCACTTACCGGAGCCAGAGATGTTGTAATTGCCGAAGCATTAAAACCAGAACGCTCTGTTAATATAAACCTGAATTATCTTAAAAAATTCTACACAAAATCTGGGTCTATTATTGGGTTGGATATTTCGACATGGTATACTCATTTTTCAAACTTAATTTTACCAGATTATGATACTAATCCAAATCAAATTATATACGATAATTTAGATGGTAAAGCAGTAACAAAAGGAGTAAGTGTTAATTTAGATGCTATAGTAACAAGCGGTGTTAAACTTCTTGTTGGTGGTACATTTCAAGATGTGTCGCAAACAGAAAATGGTATAAAAGAACGCCAAATACTTACTGAGCGTTTTACCGGAACCTGGGCGGCAACCTATAAAAATTACAAATACAACCTGTCGGTAGATTATACTGGTAATATTTATGGCCCTATGCGATTGCCTTTATTGAGCGATTTAGATCCTAGAAGTGAAAATTCACCTGTTTGGAGTATTCAAAATATACAATTAACCTTCGATGGTCTTGAAAATTTAGAAATTTATGGTGGTGTTAAAAACCTATTAAACTGGACGCCAAATAAAGGTAATCCGTTTATTATTGCTCGCGCAAACGATCCGTTCGATAAAGACGTTACTTTCGATAACAATGGCAACGCACAAGTTACTCCAGATAATCCTTACGGACTAACTTTCGATCCAACTTATGTTTACGCACCAAACCAAGGAATTAGAGCCTTTTTAGGTTTAAGATATTCATTGAAATAA